The Ammoniphilus oxalaticus genome contains a region encoding:
- a CDS encoding RNA ligase family protein — MNLKPFTPFEPVHADQIPHGEQWIAQVKWDGVRVLTYYDGQTVRLFNRKLHERTFHYPEVAAIDTYCNADSVVLDGEVIALGEDGKPSFHDVMHRDGIRRLERVQTAAKKTPISYMIFDVVYYNNEWIHNKPLRERLALLNEIITPNEQIQVVPSIAESEQLMEVMEQQNMEGIIVKDLNSPYQVKGKDKRWRKIKNYRDINAVIGGVTLRDGIVNAMLLGCYDQKGHFWYIGHAGAGKLKKSDWQELTKQIDSFKIEERPFFNKPSREKEAIWFEPRLSVKVQFMEWTKRLTLRQPTIQAFVDAEPEECMITTEFVT; from the coding sequence ATGAATTTGAAACCGTTTACACCCTTCGAACCCGTCCACGCCGACCAGATCCCGCATGGGGAGCAGTGGATCGCGCAGGTGAAGTGGGATGGTGTGCGCGTCTTAACCTACTATGATGGACAAACAGTCCGCTTGTTCAACCGAAAATTACATGAGCGTACTTTCCATTATCCAGAGGTCGCCGCAATCGACACCTACTGTAACGCTGATTCCGTTGTTTTGGACGGGGAAGTGATTGCCCTCGGCGAGGACGGTAAACCGTCATTTCACGATGTGATGCATCGCGACGGGATCAGAAGGTTAGAACGGGTACAAACCGCAGCGAAGAAAACGCCGATCTCCTACATGATTTTTGATGTTGTATATTATAACAATGAATGGATTCACAACAAACCTTTGCGTGAGCGATTAGCTTTACTCAACGAAATTATTACACCTAATGAACAGATTCAAGTCGTCCCTTCAATTGCTGAAAGCGAACAATTGATGGAAGTGATGGAGCAGCAAAACATGGAAGGGATTATCGTCAAAGATTTAAACAGCCCGTATCAAGTCAAAGGGAAAGACAAACGTTGGCGTAAAATCAAAAATTATCGCGATATCAATGCGGTGATCGGCGGGGTTACGTTACGCGATGGGATTGTAAATGCGATGTTACTTGGTTGCTATGATCAAAAAGGGCATTTTTGGTACATCGGTCATGCGGGCGCCGGCAAATTAAAAAAGTCGGACTGGCAAGAACTAACTAAACAGATCGATTCATTTAAAATTGAAGAGCGACCTTTTTTTAACAAGCCAAGTCGTGAAAAAGAGGCGATCTGGTTTGAGCCCCGCCTCTCAGTAAAAGTTCAGTTTATGGAATGG